In Spirosoma pollinicola, the genomic window TATACTATGTCTAAGCGGTCAGCCTACATATTATTAACAGATATGCTTGAGGCTGTCAATGCTATACAGGAATACACTGTTGGTCTGGACTACGAATCGTTTTTAGCAAACAGGATGGCAAGAGATGCAGTTATTCGAAACGTTCAGGTTTTGGGCGAAGCTGCCAACCGTATCTCTAAACCATTCCGAGACCAGTATTCAATGATCGAATGGATGCGTATTATTCGGACTCGTCATATTTTAGTACATGACTATTTTGGTCTTGATTATGAAATTATATGGCGTATAATAACCGTTCATATACCTCCTCTTCGAGAGGCAGTTAAACAAATTTTAGACAGTGCCCCGCCAGAAGATGCGGATATTGAACAAATCTAAATCATGCTCACCAAACCACTAGAACAAACGTATTACATCATTGATTTTGACAGCACCTTTACCAAGGTTGAAGCGCTCGACGTGCTGGGTGAAATCTCGCTGGTAGGCCGCCCCGACCGCGATGATGTGCTGAACGAAATCAAAGCGATTACTGACCGGGGTATGTCGGGCGAAATCTCGTTTACTGACTCCCTTGTCCTGCGTCTTAATCTCCTGAAAGCGCATAAAAGTCAGCTGCCTGCCTTGGTTGAAACGTTGATGGGTAAAATATCGGATTCGTTTCAACGCAACAAACAGTTTCTGACGGAGAATGCCGAAACAATCTATATCGTTTCGAACGGCTTTAAAGAATTCATCATTCCCATCGTTACCTCGT contains:
- a CDS encoding HepT-like ribonuclease domain-containing protein — translated: MSKRSAYILLTDMLEAVNAIQEYTVGLDYESFLANRMARDAVIRNVQVLGEAANRISKPFRDQYSMIEWMRIIRTRHILVHDYFGLDYEIIWRIITVHIPPLREAVKQILDSAPPEDADIEQI